In Streptomyces sp. NBC_00091, the following proteins share a genomic window:
- a CDS encoding SOS response-associated peptidase produces the protein MCGRYVSTRSPEDLTGLFEAIPRDPGLVLPPSWNVAPTDPVWAVLERADRESGVLERQLRALRWGLVPSWSKSTDGAAKMINARVETVGEKPAYRRAFAKRRCLLPADGFYEWESVPASGKTKAYKQPYFISPQDGAVLAMAGLYEFWRDPAVKDGDDPAAWWATCTVITTEATDAAGRVHPRMPLALAPADYDAWLDPAHEDPHALRALLATPAGGRLDVRAVTTAVNNVRNNGPELLDDAPIS, from the coding sequence ATGTGCGGCCGATACGTCTCCACCCGCAGCCCCGAGGACCTGACGGGCCTCTTCGAGGCCATCCCCCGCGACCCCGGCCTGGTGCTCCCGCCGAGCTGGAACGTCGCCCCGACGGACCCGGTGTGGGCGGTGCTCGAGCGCGCCGACCGGGAGAGCGGGGTGCTGGAGCGGCAGCTGAGGGCGCTGCGGTGGGGGCTGGTGCCGTCCTGGTCGAAGAGCACCGACGGCGCGGCGAAGATGATCAACGCCCGGGTCGAGACGGTCGGGGAGAAGCCGGCCTACCGCCGGGCCTTCGCCAAGCGCCGCTGCCTGCTGCCCGCCGACGGCTTCTACGAGTGGGAGTCCGTCCCGGCCTCCGGCAAGACGAAGGCCTACAAGCAGCCGTACTTCATCAGCCCGCAGGACGGCGCGGTGCTGGCGATGGCGGGCCTGTACGAGTTCTGGCGCGACCCCGCCGTCAAGGACGGGGACGACCCGGCCGCCTGGTGGGCGACCTGCACCGTCATCACCACCGAGGCCACCGACGCCGCCGGCCGCGTCCACCCCCGGATGCCCCTGGCCCTCGCCCCCGCCGACTACGACGCCTGGCTCGACCCCGCGCACGAGGACCCGCACGCCCTGCGCGCCCTCCTCGCCACCCCGGCCGGAGGCCGCCTGGACGTCCGCGCGGTGACCACGGCGGTCAACAACGTACGCAACAACGGCCCCGAACTCCTGGACGACGCCCCGATATCCTGA
- a CDS encoding GNAT family N-acetyltransferase has protein sequence MATGTTGTTGTENAAYEIGPGVPDVATYRRLRGETGLGAKSVEGSVIGLPNSWYCVTVRHDGETVGMGRIVGDGGCFLQIVDICVLPEHQGRGLGKLIMEDLSAELERRAPQGTYVSLIADGPARHLYAKFGFAETAPASVGMARLL, from the coding sequence ATGGCCACGGGCACCACGGGCACCACCGGCACGGAGAACGCCGCCTACGAGATCGGCCCCGGCGTTCCCGACGTCGCCACCTACCGCCGGCTGCGCGGTGAGACCGGCCTCGGCGCCAAGAGCGTCGAGGGCTCGGTCATCGGACTGCCCAACTCCTGGTACTGCGTCACCGTCCGGCACGACGGCGAGACCGTCGGCATGGGCCGGATCGTCGGTGACGGCGGCTGCTTCCTCCAGATCGTCGACATCTGCGTGCTCCCCGAGCACCAGGGCCGGGGCCTCGGCAAGCTGATCATGGAGGACCTCTCCGCCGAGCTGGAACGGCGCGCGCCGCAGGGCACGTACGTGTCCCTGATCGCGGACGGGCCCGCCCGGCACCTCTACGCCAAGTTCGGCTTCGCCGAGACCGCGCCCGCGTCGGTGGGCATGGCCCGGCTGCTCTGA